The following proteins are encoded in a genomic region of Mycolicibacterium confluentis:
- a CDS encoding MBL fold metallo-hydrolase produces MKVHHLNCGTMHAPGSMFVCHVLLIEAGTGLVLVDTGYGLLDCADPRRIGPLRHLLRPALRVEETAAHQIEQLGFHREDVRHIVTTHFDFDHIGGLADFPHAQVHVTAAEVQGAVSAPTRSERFRYRSCQWAHDPKLVEYSPDGVAWRGFTAARELTDIAPGIVLISLPGHTRGHAGIAVDAGERWILHCGDAFYLRGAVDGRTPVPTSVTASAMVSAFNYRQMRANRERLAELHQRGEPDLLMVSAHDPVLLTRAQRGQATDS; encoded by the coding sequence ATGAAGGTCCACCACCTCAACTGCGGCACCATGCACGCCCCCGGAAGTATGTTCGTGTGTCATGTGCTCCTGATCGAAGCCGGCACCGGCCTGGTTCTGGTCGACACCGGGTACGGCCTGCTCGACTGCGCCGATCCGCGCCGCATCGGCCCACTGCGGCACCTGCTTCGCCCGGCGCTGCGCGTCGAGGAGACCGCGGCCCACCAGATCGAACAGCTGGGTTTCCACCGCGAGGACGTGCGGCACATCGTCACAACGCATTTCGACTTCGACCACATCGGCGGGCTCGCGGACTTCCCGCACGCGCAGGTGCATGTGACGGCGGCCGAAGTGCAGGGCGCCGTGTCGGCGCCCACGCGGTCCGAAAGGTTCCGGTATCGCAGCTGCCAGTGGGCGCACGACCCGAAGCTCGTCGAATACTCACCCGACGGCGTAGCCTGGCGTGGATTCACCGCGGCCCGCGAACTGACCGACATCGCACCCGGCATCGTGTTGATCTCATTGCCCGGTCACACCCGCGGGCACGCGGGCATCGCGGTCGATGCGGGGGAGCGCTGGATCCTGCACTGCGGCGACGCTTTCTACCTGCGCGGCGCCGTCGACGGGCGGACCCCCGTGCCCACTAGCGTGACCGCCTCGGCGATGGTGAGCGCATTCAATTACCGGCAGATGCGGGCCAACCGGGAACGCCTGGCCGAACTGCATCAGCGCGGTGAACCCGACCTGCTGATGGTCAGCGCACACGATCCGGTGCTGCTGACCCGTGCGCAGCGTGGCCAGGCAACCGACAGCTAG
- a CDS encoding quinone-dependent dihydroorotate dehydrogenase: MYNTLRRGLFLIPAERIHTVAFAALRAATAAGPARRRLRRLLAPSDPILASTVFGVRFPGPLGLAAGFDKDGHGLNAWGALGFGYAEVGTVTAQAQPGNPAPRLFRLPQDRGLLNRMGFNNHGAGELALQLARHQADVPIGVNIGKTKVTPPERAADDYRTSARLLGPLASYVVVNVSSPNTPGLRDLQAVESLRPILAAVLDETTTPVLVKIAPDLSDSDVDDIADLAVELGLAGIVATNTTISREGLRTPDVTALGAGGVSGPPVAQRSLEILRRLYGRVGDKLVLISVGGIETADDAWERITAGATLLQGYTGFIYGGGMWAKHIHDGIAARLRDGGFASLSDAVGSASRS, encoded by the coding sequence ATGTACAACACGCTGCGCCGCGGACTGTTCCTCATTCCCGCCGAGCGCATCCACACCGTCGCGTTCGCGGCCCTGCGCGCCGCGACGGCCGCGGGCCCGGCCCGCCGCCGACTTCGCCGACTGCTGGCCCCCAGCGACCCGATCCTGGCCAGCACGGTCTTCGGCGTGCGATTTCCCGGCCCGCTGGGATTGGCCGCCGGCTTCGACAAGGACGGGCACGGGCTGAACGCCTGGGGCGCGCTGGGATTCGGCTACGCCGAGGTGGGCACCGTCACCGCGCAGGCTCAACCGGGCAACCCTGCGCCGCGACTGTTCCGGCTGCCGCAGGACCGGGGCCTGCTCAACCGCATGGGCTTCAACAACCACGGCGCCGGTGAACTCGCGCTGCAGTTGGCCCGGCATCAAGCGGACGTCCCGATCGGCGTGAACATCGGCAAGACCAAGGTCACGCCCCCCGAACGAGCGGCCGACGACTACCGCACCAGCGCACGGCTTCTGGGGCCGCTGGCCAGCTACGTGGTGGTGAACGTCAGTTCGCCCAACACGCCGGGGCTGCGTGATCTGCAGGCCGTCGAATCGCTACGTCCCATCCTGGCCGCGGTGCTCGACGAGACCACCACGCCCGTCCTGGTCAAGATCGCACCGGACCTCTCGGACTCCGACGTCGACGACATCGCGGATCTGGCGGTCGAATTGGGGTTGGCCGGCATCGTGGCGACCAACACCACGATCTCCCGCGAGGGTCTGCGCACCCCCGACGTCACCGCGTTGGGTGCGGGCGGAGTCTCGGGCCCACCTGTCGCGCAACGGTCTTTGGAGATCCTGCGCCGACTGTATGGCCGGGTGGGCGACAAGCTGGTGCTGATCAGTGTCGGCGGCATCGAGACGGCCGACGACGCCTGGGAGCGCATCACGGCGGGTGCGACGCTTCTGCAGGGCTACACCGGCTTCATCTACGGCGGCGGCATGTGGGCCAAGCACATTCACGACGGCATCGCAGCGCGGTTGCGTGATGGCGGGTTCGCCTCGCTGAGCGACGCCGTGGGTTCGGCCTCCCGGTCCTAG
- a CDS encoding DUF5703 family protein produces the protein MSAAGGARASRSRMPLGWDHDLADEYEWIPLRLPPDVTRLTASTRLSIEAEYRGWELTKVRLYTDGSRRVLLRRKKSRVLNPYAGDLPEL, from the coding sequence ATGAGTGCGGCAGGCGGTGCGCGGGCCTCGCGCAGCCGTATGCCTCTCGGTTGGGACCATGACCTGGCCGACGAGTACGAATGGATTCCGCTGCGGCTGCCCCCCGATGTCACGCGGCTGACGGCGTCCACCCGGCTGTCCATCGAGGCGGAGTACCGGGGCTGGGAGCTGACCAAGGTGCGGCTCTACACCGACGGGTCGCGGCGAGTGCTGCTGCGACGCAAGAAATCCCGTGTACTGAATCCGTATGCGGGCGACCTACCGGAGCTGTGA
- a CDS encoding undecaprenyl-diphosphate phosphatase gives MSWLQVVVLSVVQGLTEFLPISSSGHLAITSRLFFSEDAGASFTAVSQLGTEAAVLVFFAKDIVRIVRAWFAGLFDRERRDVDYRMGWFVIIGTIPICVLGLLFKDVIRSGARNLWIVATALIVFALVIAAAEYFGRQTRHAEQLTFRDAVIVGFAQCLALIPGVSRSGATISAGLFLGIDRELAARFGFLLAIPAVLASGLFSLPDAFEPVKEGMSATGPQLLVSVVIAFAVGLAAIAWLLRFLVSHSMYWFVGYRIALGVIVMILLGTGVMSAT, from the coding sequence ATGTCCTGGCTGCAGGTCGTGGTGCTGTCCGTGGTGCAGGGGCTGACGGAGTTTCTCCCGATCTCCTCGTCGGGTCATCTGGCGATCACCTCGCGACTGTTCTTCTCCGAGGATGCCGGAGCGTCGTTCACTGCGGTGTCGCAGTTGGGCACCGAGGCGGCTGTTCTGGTGTTCTTCGCCAAGGACATCGTGCGGATCGTGCGTGCATGGTTCGCGGGCCTGTTCGACCGCGAACGCCGCGACGTCGACTACCGCATGGGGTGGTTCGTGATCATCGGCACGATCCCCATCTGCGTGCTGGGCCTGCTGTTCAAGGACGTGATCCGCTCGGGCGCCCGCAATCTGTGGATCGTCGCGACCGCGTTGATCGTGTTCGCGCTGGTGATCGCCGCGGCCGAGTACTTCGGCAGGCAGACCCGGCATGCCGAGCAGTTGACGTTCCGCGACGCCGTCATCGTCGGTTTCGCGCAGTGCCTGGCCCTGATCCCGGGGGTGTCCCGGTCCGGGGCGACCATCAGCGCGGGCCTGTTCCTGGGCATCGACCGTGAACTGGCGGCCCGGTTCGGGTTCCTGCTGGCGATTCCGGCCGTGCTCGCCTCGGGACTGTTCTCACTGCCGGATGCGTTCGAACCGGTCAAAGAGGGTATGAGCGCCACCGGCCCGCAGCTGCTGGTGTCGGTCGTGATCGCGTTCGCCGTCGGGCTGGCCGCGATCGCATGGCTGCTGCGATTCCTGGTCAGCCACAGCATGTACTGGTTCGTCGGGTACCGCATCGCGCTCGGTGTGATCGTGATGATCCTGTTGGGGACTGGAGTGATGAGCGCAACATGA
- a CDS encoding type III polyketide synthase: MTDTTHFPLTDPIAHHRSGAPRIAGTAVAFTSHRYKQDEVAQELTTMGGPEFMRFAQTAGVDTRSLALPLSRYPKLSGFTEANTAYLEVATDLGEQAIRRALDAAHLGADEVDAIITVSSTGVAVPTIDARVASRVGLRPDVKRIPLFGLGCVAGAAGMSRMHDYLRGYPNHVALLLSVELCSLTLQRDDTSIPALIGVCLFGDGAAAVVATGADRVPSHPGVQADPRVLATRSRLFPDTVDVMGWNVSSSGFQLVMTRDVPKMADKFLGDEVDSFLAEHGLTTDDIATWVCHPGGPKVIDSIASAVGLPLDALAHSTESMRENGNISSASVLDVLRRTIADPPPPGSLGVMLAMGPGFSFELLLLSW, encoded by the coding sequence ATGACCGATACAACGCATTTCCCGCTGACCGATCCAATCGCCCACCACCGCAGTGGCGCACCCCGCATCGCGGGCACCGCGGTGGCCTTCACGTCGCACCGCTACAAGCAGGACGAGGTCGCCCAAGAACTCACCACCATGGGTGGCCCGGAATTCATGCGCTTCGCCCAGACCGCCGGGGTCGACACCCGCAGTCTGGCGCTGCCGCTGAGCCGCTATCCCAAGCTGTCCGGGTTCACCGAGGCCAACACCGCCTACCTCGAAGTCGCCACCGACCTCGGTGAACAGGCCATCCGCAGGGCCCTGGACGCCGCCCACCTCGGGGCCGACGAAGTCGACGCCATCATCACGGTGTCGAGCACCGGCGTGGCCGTCCCGACCATCGACGCGAGGGTCGCGTCCCGGGTCGGGCTGCGACCGGACGTCAAGCGCATCCCGCTGTTCGGGCTCGGCTGTGTCGCCGGCGCGGCCGGGATGTCGCGCATGCACGACTACCTGCGCGGTTACCCCAACCACGTGGCCCTGCTGCTGTCGGTGGAGCTGTGCTCGCTGACGCTGCAGCGCGACGACACCTCGATCCCCGCGCTCATCGGGGTGTGCCTGTTCGGTGACGGCGCCGCCGCGGTGGTCGCCACCGGCGCCGACCGCGTGCCGTCGCACCCTGGTGTGCAGGCCGATCCGCGCGTGCTGGCCACGCGAAGCCGGCTGTTCCCCGACACCGTCGACGTCATGGGTTGGAACGTCAGTTCGTCCGGATTCCAGCTCGTGATGACGCGCGACGTCCCGAAGATGGCCGACAAGTTCCTCGGCGACGAGGTTGACAGCTTCCTGGCCGAGCACGGGCTGACCACCGACGACATCGCGACGTGGGTGTGTCATCCCGGCGGCCCGAAGGTGATCGACTCGATCGCCTCGGCGGTCGGTCTCCCGCTGGACGCCCTGGCGCACAGCACGGAGTCCATGCGGGAGAACGGCAACATCTCGTCGGCCTCGGTGCTCGACGTGCTGCGCCGGACCATCGCCGATCCGCCGCCCCCGGGCAGCCTCGGCGTGATGCTGGCGATGGGGCCCGGGTTCAGCTTCGAACTGCTGCTGCTGAGCTGGTAG
- a CDS encoding META domain-containing protein yields MRTTRRGAAVFLSLAAILAGCSSAHEERTLAGTSWQLVTIESSDDEQGSTAVPDPTKFTVEFGTDDKAFFQLDCNRGNGGYTVEPSADGSGSVSFGPIATTMMLCPQPSLDQEVATALSNVAGYLFQDDRLHLSLKADGGILTWKPAP; encoded by the coding sequence ATGCGTACAACGCGCCGCGGCGCCGCAGTCTTCCTTTCTTTGGCCGCGATTCTGGCGGGTTGTTCGTCGGCCCATGAGGAGCGCACCCTGGCCGGCACTTCCTGGCAGCTCGTGACGATCGAATCCTCCGACGACGAACAGGGCAGCACCGCGGTGCCGGACCCCACCAAGTTCACGGTCGAATTCGGCACCGACGACAAGGCCTTCTTCCAGCTCGACTGCAACCGCGGCAACGGCGGCTACACGGTCGAGCCCAGCGCGGACGGCTCCGGGTCGGTCAGCTTCGGTCCCATCGCCACCACGATGATGCTGTGTCCGCAGCCCTCGCTGGACCAGGAGGTCGCCACGGCCCTCTCGAATGTCGCGGGGTATCTGTTCCAGGACGACCGCCTGCACCTGTCACTCAAGGCCGACGGCGGCATCCTGACCTGGAAGCCGGCTCCCTAG
- a CDS encoding YncE family protein, with translation MLLVSGTACSSDVIDSTPPTIPAATPAQSPPAVTAPAGVIRPLAGTPTAATFDTASAALLVLVPGPRPEDAASLVVVPAGGGAPRTMGLPAPATALTTDGAGLAYLSTRGGYLVVEIDSGNTTRVEVSDEADTDFTAITRRGDGRIVLGTADGAVVILADADAANSPATVSHRSKIFARVDSLVSKDNTTVVLDRGQTSVTAMDAEGNAAQSLRAGEGATTIVVDDAGRVLVTDTRGDELLVFSADPLIMRQRFPVSAAPYGLAGSDGLAWVSQTASNTVIGYDLSTGIPVEKVRHPTVQQPNNLGYDADTDTLYVVSGSGAGVQIIARASGTR, from the coding sequence CTGCTGCTTGTCAGCGGCACGGCGTGCTCCTCGGACGTCATCGACTCGACACCGCCGACCATCCCGGCCGCCACGCCCGCCCAGTCGCCGCCCGCGGTGACCGCCCCGGCCGGCGTGATCCGTCCCCTCGCAGGCACCCCGACCGCGGCGACGTTCGACACCGCGTCGGCGGCGCTGCTGGTGTTGGTCCCGGGCCCGCGACCCGAGGACGCCGCAAGCCTCGTGGTGGTGCCCGCAGGCGGCGGTGCCCCGCGCACCATGGGCCTGCCGGCACCGGCCACCGCGTTGACGACCGACGGCGCGGGTTTGGCGTACCTGTCGACCCGGGGCGGGTACCTGGTCGTCGAGATCGACTCGGGCAACACGACGCGGGTCGAAGTGAGCGACGAGGCGGACACCGATTTCACCGCGATCACGCGGCGCGGCGACGGGCGGATCGTGCTGGGGACGGCCGACGGCGCGGTGGTCATTCTGGCCGACGCCGATGCCGCGAACAGTCCTGCCACCGTGAGCCACCGGTCGAAGATTTTTGCGCGCGTGGATTCCCTTGTCAGCAAAGACAATACGACGGTGGTCCTGGATCGCGGGCAGACCTCTGTCACCGCGATGGATGCCGAGGGCAACGCCGCCCAGTCGCTGCGCGCCGGTGAGGGTGCCACGACGATCGTCGTCGACGACGCGGGGCGGGTGCTGGTGACCGACACGCGCGGCGACGAACTGCTCGTGTTCAGCGCCGACCCGCTGATCATGCGTCAGCGGTTCCCGGTGTCGGCGGCGCCGTACGGCCTCGCGGGGTCCGACGGGCTCGCCTGGGTGTCACAGACCGCGTCCAACACGGTGATTGGTTACGATCTGTCGACTGGAATCCCCGTGGAGAAGGTGCGTCACCCCACCGTGCAGCAACCGAACAACCTCGGCTACGACGCCGACACCGACACCCTGTACGTGGTGTCGGGTTCCGGTGCCGGGGTGCAGATCATCGCGCGGGCGTCAGGCACCCGATGA
- a CDS encoding SCO1664 family protein yields the protein MTPCADAAAAEQVLRSGELTVLGRIRSASNATFLCEAELDSVTVHCVYKPVAGEQPLWDFPDGTLAGREYATHLISAALGWDIVPHTIIREGPAGSGMVQRWIDQPDPDAALGPDLVDLCPAGTVPGGYLPVLRAYDYAGDEVMLIHADDPRLVRMAVFDILVNNADRKGGHILHGVDGRVYGVDHGLCLHREDKLRTVLWGWAGKPVDDELLGAVGVLLDALDGELGDQLAEHVTRGEVRALSERVQGMLDDPVMPSPDRRRPIPWPAF from the coding sequence ATGACGCCGTGCGCTGACGCCGCCGCGGCAGAACAGGTCCTGCGCAGCGGTGAGCTGACGGTGCTGGGTCGGATTCGCTCGGCGAGCAACGCCACGTTCCTGTGTGAGGCCGAACTCGACTCCGTCACCGTGCACTGCGTGTACAAACCGGTGGCGGGGGAGCAGCCGCTGTGGGACTTCCCGGACGGCACCCTGGCCGGCCGCGAGTACGCCACCCACCTGATCTCGGCGGCATTGGGATGGGACATCGTGCCGCACACCATCATTCGCGAGGGCCCCGCCGGGTCCGGCATGGTGCAGCGCTGGATCGACCAGCCCGACCCCGACGCCGCGCTGGGGCCGGATCTGGTCGACCTGTGCCCGGCCGGCACCGTGCCCGGCGGTTATCTGCCCGTGCTGCGCGCCTACGACTACGCCGGCGACGAGGTCATGCTCATCCACGCCGACGATCCGCGGCTGGTCCGAATGGCGGTCTTCGACATCCTGGTGAACAACGCCGACCGCAAGGGCGGGCACATCCTGCACGGTGTCGACGGCCGTGTCTACGGGGTGGATCACGGGCTGTGCCTGCACCGCGAGGACAAGCTGCGCACAGTGCTGTGGGGCTGGGCGGGTAAACCCGTCGACGACGAACTGCTCGGCGCCGTGGGGGTCCTGCTCGACGCGCTGGACGGTGAACTCGGTGACCAGCTCGCCGAACACGTGACGCGCGGCGAGGTCCGCGCACTCTCCGAGCGGGTCCAGGGGATGCTCGACGATCCGGTGATGCCCAGCCCCGATCGGCGCCGGCCGATTCCCTGGCCGGCGTTCTAG
- a CDS encoding M20/M25/M40 family metallo-hydrolase, translating to MGTVTHSVRAVDEVVGLVSSLIRFDTSNTGELETTKGEADCARWVMAQLEEVGYSCEYVESGAPGRANVFARLAGADRDRGALLVHGHLDVVPAEAADWSVHPFSGAVEGGYVWGRGAIDMKNMVGMMIAVARQFKRAGIVPSRDIVFAFVADEEAGGKYGCRWLVEHRPDLFEGVTEAIGEVGGYSLTVPRRDGGERRLYLIETAEKGMMWMRLTARARAGHGSMVHQDNAVTVLAEAVAKLGRHRFPIVLSPAVEEFLTAVAEETGYTFDPDSPDIDGAIAKLGSISRIIGATLRDTANPTMLKAGYKANVIPATAEAVFDCRVLPGRQAAFEREVDEIIGPDVTREWITELPSYETSFDGDLVDAMNAALLAVDPEARTVPYMLSAGTDAKHFARLGIRCFGFIPLRLPPELDFTALFHGVDERVPVEALEFGAQVLEHFLTHC from the coding sequence ATGGGAACTGTGACCCACTCCGTGCGCGCCGTCGACGAGGTGGTCGGCCTCGTCAGCAGCCTGATCCGGTTCGACACCTCCAACACCGGGGAACTCGAAACCACCAAGGGGGAGGCCGATTGCGCGCGGTGGGTGATGGCCCAGCTTGAAGAGGTCGGGTACTCCTGCGAGTACGTCGAATCGGGCGCACCGGGGCGGGCCAACGTGTTCGCCCGCCTTGCGGGCGCCGATCGCGACCGTGGCGCACTGCTGGTGCACGGACACCTCGATGTCGTGCCGGCCGAGGCCGCCGACTGGAGCGTGCACCCGTTCTCGGGCGCGGTCGAAGGCGGCTACGTGTGGGGCCGCGGCGCGATCGACATGAAGAACATGGTCGGAATGATGATCGCGGTCGCCCGGCAGTTCAAACGAGCCGGAATCGTGCCATCCCGAGACATCGTGTTCGCCTTCGTCGCCGACGAGGAGGCGGGCGGCAAGTACGGCTGCCGGTGGCTGGTGGAACACCGGCCCGACCTCTTCGAGGGCGTCACCGAGGCGATCGGGGAGGTCGGCGGTTACTCGCTGACCGTCCCGCGGCGCGACGGCGGCGAGCGCAGGCTGTACCTCATCGAGACCGCCGAGAAGGGCATGATGTGGATGCGGCTGACCGCGCGGGCCCGGGCCGGGCACGGCTCGATGGTGCACCAGGACAACGCCGTCACCGTTCTGGCCGAGGCCGTGGCGAAGCTCGGGCGGCACCGCTTCCCGATCGTCCTGAGCCCCGCCGTCGAGGAGTTCCTGACCGCGGTCGCTGAGGAGACCGGATACACCTTCGATCCCGATTCACCCGACATCGACGGCGCCATCGCCAAACTCGGGTCGATCTCCCGGATCATCGGCGCCACCCTGCGGGACACGGCCAACCCGACCATGCTCAAGGCCGGCTACAAGGCCAACGTCATCCCTGCCACCGCCGAGGCCGTGTTCGACTGCCGGGTGCTGCCGGGCAGGCAGGCGGCGTTCGAGCGTGAGGTCGACGAGATCATCGGGCCCGACGTCACGCGCGAGTGGATCACCGAGTTGCCCTCGTATGAGACCAGTTTCGACGGTGACCTGGTGGACGCCATGAACGCCGCGCTGTTGGCCGTCGACCCCGAGGCGCGCACCGTGCCCTACATGCTGTCGGCGGGCACCGACGCAAAGCACTTTGCGCGCTTGGGAATTCGCTGCTTCGGTTTCATCCCGCTGCGGTTGCCGCCCGAACTCGACTTCACCGCGCTTTTCCATGGCGTCGACGAGCGGGTCCCCGTCGAGGCCCTGGAGTTCGGCGCGCAAGTTCTCGAGCACTTCCTGACCCACTGCTAG
- a CDS encoding YbhB/YbcL family Raf kinase inhibitor-like protein, whose protein sequence is MAFDYNPYDFLPKLPSFTLTSTSFSDGQPWGNDQVSGLMGAGGSDVSPQLSWSGFPEETRSFAVTVYDPDAPTGSGFWHWAVANLPGTVTELPAGIGDGSELPGDALTLANDAGLRRFVGAAPPAGHGFHRYFVAVHALQVEKLEIDGTATPAYLGFNLFMNAIARAVIHGTYEQH, encoded by the coding sequence ATGGCCTTCGACTACAACCCCTACGACTTCCTGCCGAAGCTGCCCAGCTTCACCCTCACCTCGACGTCGTTCTCCGACGGGCAGCCCTGGGGCAACGACCAGGTCAGCGGTCTGATGGGGGCCGGGGGATCCGACGTCTCCCCGCAGCTCAGCTGGTCGGGCTTCCCCGAGGAGACCCGCAGCTTCGCCGTCACGGTCTACGACCCGGACGCCCCGACCGGATCGGGCTTCTGGCACTGGGCGGTGGCCAACCTGCCCGGGACGGTCACCGAACTTCCGGCCGGCATCGGCGACGGCAGCGAACTGCCCGGCGATGCCCTGACCCTGGCCAACGACGCGGGCCTGCGGCGCTTCGTGGGTGCGGCCCCGCCGGCCGGCCACGGATTCCACCGCTACTTCGTCGCGGTGCACGCGCTGCAGGTCGAGAAGCTCGAGATCGACGGGACGGCGACGCCGGCCTACCTCGGCTTCAACCTGTTCATGAACGCGATCGCGCGCGCCGTCATCCACGGCACCTACGAACAGCACTGA
- a CDS encoding ester cyclase has translation MVDEVLRERRLAVIREHMETEVTKEFDRTLATFNGHPRYEIMATGQVFDGDDEVMGYYLTTRTAFPDQRHENARFHVADDAVIVEFDLLGTNLGEFYGLPPTGKSFRVPIIAVFFFEGEGIINERIYFDSASLVSQIGRAELLSSAAGDSGG, from the coding sequence ATGGTCGATGAGGTCTTGCGGGAACGGCGGCTGGCGGTGATTCGCGAGCACATGGAGACCGAGGTCACCAAGGAGTTCGACCGCACGCTGGCGACCTTCAACGGCCACCCGCGCTACGAGATCATGGCCACCGGGCAGGTCTTCGACGGCGACGACGAGGTCATGGGCTACTACCTGACCACCCGCACCGCGTTCCCCGACCAGCGCCACGAGAACGCGCGCTTCCACGTCGCCGACGACGCCGTGATCGTCGAATTCGACCTGCTGGGCACCAACCTGGGCGAGTTCTACGGTTTGCCCCCGACAGGGAAGTCGTTTCGGGTGCCGATCATCGCGGTGTTCTTCTTCGAGGGGGAGGGAATCATCAACGAGCGCATCTACTTCGACTCGGCGAGCCTGGTCTCCCAGATCGGCCGCGCCGAACTGCTGTCCTCCGCGGCGGGGGACTCCGGGGGATGA
- a CDS encoding DUF3090 domain-containing protein — protein MARAIHVFRTPDRFVAGTVGQPGNRTFYLQAVHDSRVVSVVLEKQQVAVLAERIGALLVEVNRRFGTPLPPETTDVEDLSPLITPVDAEFRVGTMGLGWDSEAQTVVVELLAVSETEFDASVVLDDAEDGPDAVRVFLTPESARQFANRSNRVISAGRPPCPLCEEPLDPEGHICVRTNGYLRTEVFGSDDDAAE, from the coding sequence ATGGCCCGCGCAATTCATGTCTTCCGCACGCCCGACCGCTTCGTGGCCGGGACTGTCGGCCAGCCCGGAAACCGAACCTTCTATCTGCAGGCCGTGCACGACTCGCGCGTGGTGTCGGTGGTGTTGGAGAAGCAGCAGGTGGCCGTGCTCGCCGAGCGCATCGGCGCACTCCTGGTCGAGGTGAACCGCAGATTCGGCACCCCGCTGCCGCCCGAGACCACCGACGTCGAGGATCTCAGCCCGTTGATCACGCCGGTCGACGCCGAGTTCCGGGTCGGCACCATGGGCCTGGGCTGGGACTCCGAGGCGCAGACCGTGGTGGTCGAACTGCTCGCGGTGTCCGAAACCGAGTTCGACGCGTCGGTCGTGCTCGATGACGCCGAGGACGGCCCCGACGCGGTGCGGGTGTTCCTGACTCCGGAGTCGGCCCGGCAGTTCGCCAACCGGTCGAACCGCGTCATCTCGGCGGGGCGTCCGCCGTGCCCGCTGTGCGAGGAGCCCCTGGATCCCGAGGGGCACATCTGTGTGCGCACCAACGGTTACCTGCGTACCGAGGTGTTCGGTTCCGACGATGACGCGGCGGAATGA
- a CDS encoding histidine phosphatase family protein, which yields MTVILVRHGRSTSNTAHTLAGRSAGVDLDDKGRAQAQELVDRLAGLPIKALVRSPLLRCERTLEPLAAALGLTPVVDERIVEVDYGAWTGRPLGELFKEPLWSVVQQQPSAAIFPDGEGLADVQARAVAAVREHDRRLAEQNDGADVLWVACSHGDVIKAIVADALGLHLDGFQRITADPASCSVIKYTAMRPFVVHVNHTGPALASALSAPPTPDHDGSAPSAGDAVVGGSTD from the coding sequence ATGACGGTGATCCTGGTCCGGCACGGCCGGTCCACCTCCAACACCGCCCACACCCTGGCGGGTCGGTCCGCGGGCGTCGACCTCGACGACAAGGGCCGCGCACAGGCCCAAGAACTCGTCGACAGGCTGGCCGGGCTGCCGATCAAGGCCCTGGTGCGCTCACCGCTGCTGCGCTGCGAACGCACCCTGGAACCGTTGGCCGCCGCGCTCGGCCTGACACCGGTGGTGGACGAGCGCATCGTCGAGGTCGACTACGGAGCCTGGACCGGGCGGCCGCTGGGCGAACTGTTCAAGGAACCGCTGTGGTCGGTGGTGCAGCAGCAGCCCAGCGCGGCGATCTTCCCGGACGGCGAGGGGCTGGCCGACGTGCAGGCCCGTGCGGTCGCCGCGGTGCGCGAACACGATCGCAGGCTGGCCGAACAGAACGACGGCGCCGACGTGCTGTGGGTCGCGTGCAGCCACGGAGACGTGATCAAGGCCATCGTGGCCGATGCGCTGGGCCTGCACCTCGACGGATTCCAGCGCATCACCGCCGATCCCGCCTCGTGCAGCGTGATCAAGTACACCGCGATGCGGCCCTTTGTCGTCCACGTCAACCACACCGGTCCCGCGCTGGCCAGTGCACTGAGCGCGCCACCCACCCCCGACCACGACGGGTCCGCGCCATCGGCCGGTGACGCCGTCGTCGGCGGTTCGACGGACTGA